A stretch of DNA from Trichomycterus rosablanca isolate fTriRos1 chromosome 1, fTriRos1.hap1, whole genome shotgun sequence:
taatttccttttcatataaacagtaaaggAGAAAACTTGGCAAACACAGCTGACTCAGCTTTAATGGTAATATTGTAATTTCCGCATTTTTTTTGTCTTCATCCTGCAAATCCGAATCCCACATGGTTTTGTGGACCAGATAGGGAACCGTACTGCTGACTTCTACTCAGTAAATTATCTCCagattttttgcttttgtttggtTTATGTccatcacatttatttatatacagtatatatacacacacacacacacacacacacacaccgatcaggcataacattaaaaccacctccttgtttctacactcactgtccattttatcgagtccacttaccatatagaagcactttgtagttctacaattactaactgtagtccatctgtttctttacatactttgtaacctgcttttaccctgttcttcaatggtcaggacccccacaggaccaccacagagcaggtattatttaggtggtgttgtgctggtatgagtggatcagacacagcagcactgctggagttttttaatacagtgtccactcactgtccactctattagacactcctgcctagttggtccaccttgtagatgtaaagtcagagacgatcgctcatctattgctgctgtttgagttggtcatcttctagaccttcatcagtggtcacagggcgctgctcacggggcgctgttggctggatgtttttggttgatggactattctcagttcagcagtgacactaaggtgtttaaaaactccagcagcgctgctgtgtctgatccattcataccagcacaacacacactaacacaccaccaccatgtcagtgtcactgcagtgctgagaatgatccaccacccaaataatacctactctgtggtggtcctgtgggggtcctgaccattgaagaacagggtgaaagcaggttacaaagtatgtacagaaacagatggactacagtcagtaattgtagaactacaaagtgcttctatatggtaagtggagctgatcaaatggacagtgagtgtagaaacaagggggtggttttaatgttatggctgatcggtatatatgtatgtattttttttttaatttaaatagagATCTGGTGCTGGTTTAGTTTTTAGCTGGCGTCTTTATTAGTCAGTATACTAACTTTGAATAGACTGTACTGTGTCAGTGTTCTGTGTGTTCTCTGCATAAACACATTAACAGAAGGTCACAATGTTCCCCAGACTAATCCATCACTAAAATAATCAAAAGTTTTACTCATTGTTGGTTATTAATATCTCACCGTCTCTGTCAGGCAGTTTTTTTATTCAGTGTTAATCCTGTGTGGTGTAAAAAGGCCTCAGTAGAGACATTTTTGTCATCTTGCATAATGGGATGTTGGTAATTAACCGGCTAACAGATAAAGAAGTCGTTCCATTAATGTTATtgattaaaatgtcatttaagttCATTTCCAGAAGCTGAAGCCTTGTTAGAATTGAGAGCGAAGCTGCAGTCTGTACGAAGTAAAAACGACGATTTGAAACACACCCAGAACCACAGTCAGTGTTCAGCATGAGCCTCATGTGCATCCAATCTGACTAGATTAGTATGTTTAGTGTGCTGTTggacaggaggaggaggaggagaggaagcCAGACTGCAGGTTTATGGATGTGGTGAGGGAGGACGTGCAGGTGATTGGTGTGACAGATGAGGTTGTTCAGAACAGAGCAGGATAGGGACGAATGATCTGAatttttcataaaaaaaacaaacctgtGGGGGTTagatggtggcttggtggctagcactgttgcctcacagccagAGGGTCCcgagtttgatccccaggtggggtaaTCCGGGtcctctccgtgtctgtgtaggtttcccctaggagctccggtttcctcccacagtccaaagacgtgctcgtgaggtgaattggagacacaaaattgtccatgactgtgtttgatataatcttgtgaactgatgaatcttgtgtaaccagtaactaccgttcctgttataaaatcctaataaataaagcctAACATGTAACTTGTTTACATGAATCTCAgggatgtgtttatattttattgggATGCTCAGTTATCGGGTAAaactttgtgcccattctgtcagtgtatggctgggcactgatgttggtcaagaaagccttagttgatgttccagttcattccagagctgttcagtggggctgaggtcagggctctgtgcaggacactggggtttctttaaaccgatattttcttcatgtctttatagagattTCTTTATGCACAGTgggaacagtcatgctgggacaggaaaggaccttccctaaactgttgctgcaaagttggaagcatataatttcctttatataattgatttattacacccgtTAGTAACTGTTATGGTTAAGACAGTGTTCTGGCCGTCTTGTAAACTTTCTCAGTGTTAAAACCTTTCAAGCGTGACTTCATGTCGATTCATTACAGACTCACCTCGTTTATCTGTttgattataatgtttttatttaaaggcTGTAGCTCATCATGTTCTGACTGGATGTTTGATTCTGGTCTGGTTTCATTATCTGTCCGCCTGTGCTCTGGCACTCACGGCTAATTTATAAACCAGTGAGATACACACCCGGCTCACCACAGCGGTCTGGACCATTTCTGCAACCCATTATATCTGTTCCGTGTCAGCTTCATACACATTGTTAAGTGGTTATCGGGGTGGGTGTGCAAATCAGAAAGTGATTAGCTACCCTGCTGCCTGAAAGCTTCAAAtgcacaaaccccatttccagaaaggtctggacgttttgtaaaatgtggtaaaaagaagaatctgtgatgtgttaattCTCTTGTACTGTAAAAAAGTAAAGAGATTTCTAGTGTTTTCAGTATCAACTTCATtctgttttgtaaatatgagcacatttagaatttgttgcctgtaacacactcaaaaaagttggaataGGAGCGAAATATgagtagggcagtgatagctcagtggttaaggtagtggactagtaaacagaaggttgccggttcaagccccgccaccaccaagttgccactgttgggtccctgagcaaggcccttaaccctcaattgctcattgtgttcagctcatcatgtaagtcgctttggataaaagcgtatgctgaaaatgtaaatgtaaatatgagtaaaaagtagggctggcaccgatctgatactctgtattggtatcggtccgatattggcccaaatcactagATCGGATACTGAAaggaaaaaacatgtaatctgatccgatactgttgcttaatgtcaGAAATCAAAACGCAcggatctacttaaacttttagcattttaaaaaatcatctactactgacacatctaaaaacactgttttacagcgtgtcgtccaaagtgtctacaattggaagatgtggatgtcaatcaaacgcgattaattagaattgacgcagagtttggtTGAAATTTTcatagatacatttgtttattttttattatttgtttcatttttattgtttataaataatattttgtattatttattttatgttttataattttaaacaaaccaaaaatgctgctaaatgttctgtatgtaaaagttaaaataaaaacagcagttttgtataagtgtgatgttgtaggttctgtatttattcctttagaatatttgtttcacagtctgagcattgttatttagatagctagtttacccatggtgcattgagacatgtattattactgcttagttgtttgagaggagaaatgacggtatcggattggtatcggtatcagcagatactcaatttgcagtatcggtattggacataaaaagtggtattgagccagccctagtcaaaggtttatttaatattctaaTTATACAATTTTGAAACATTCTACAatgagcaggtgaattggtaacaggtgagagaatcatgattgggtataaaaggaggatccaccaaaaagCAGTCTTTAGAAGCAGtgatgggtcgtggctcacAGCTTTGTGCCAGACTTAATGAGCGAAGACACACAGCAGTTTATTAAGCTAACATACACTTAAAGTACGAGGGGTCTGCACAAAGTTTCCACacattttttaactttttattttctacatagtGACCTTcccatgcatttttccagcgtcgtaccaactttctaatgccatcagcaaaaatgttttaggttgagtgtgtagccactgatgcagcactgctttcacatctttgagcgtccaaaaaggtggaaatcagatggagctaaatccggactataagcgtctctcagtctcacagacacgaccgattactcctcctcctacGCTCAcagcttataaccaaaatataaaagtgtggaaactttttgaagatccctcatatgcTGAAATAAGATTTTCtcctttttgcattttctcaatttgtatataataaatttccttctgcTTTCTGGAAACCGTCACATGAAGCTGTACACTgtgatgtaagtcgctttggataaaagcgtctgctaaatgccgaaaatgtaaatgtaaatgtagtaacagtccagtgtgtaacAAAGCAATGACAAAGTAAACAGTCACCACAGTCATCAGTCCTCTGACATATGAGACTAAACTAAACCATGTTATAACAGTTTTTCCTCAAAAACTAGGTGATTTATCTTCCTGACCTCTCACAGTTGATTCATGTCTTTTTCCCCCCTCTGTAGGCGGAGCAGGCAGTTGACGGAGACGCCGTGACTTTGTCGGCCAGCATGCAGCGCGGCGGCTCGGAGTCGTGTCTGGAGCTCGAGTGTGACGGGCCCGCTCGAGAAGGAACGCGATGTCGACTGGGCCTGGACAGTTTGCAGCAGAAGATGCTGAAAGTGACCGAGCAGCTGCGCATCGAGCAGGCGCTGCGGGACGAGAACGTGGCCGAGTACCTGAAGCTCATCGACACCGCCGACAAGCAGCAAAGCAGCCGCATCAAGCACGTGTTCGAGAAGAAGAACCAGAAATCTGCACAAACCATCGCTCAGCTGCAGCGCAAACTGGAGCAATACCACCGCAAGGTGAAGGAGAGCGACACCGCTGCCGCCTCCGTTAACGGCACCAAGCAGGCGCAAACGCACGCCAAAGACGCCAGGGAGGTCTCCAAGGACAACCTGAAGGACTGTGCCAAGGAAGCAGGGCCCCGGCTGAGTGGGCGACACCCACACCTAGACAAAGTAAAGACTATTGGACCGGGAGTTTCGCTCTCACCTCCGTTCTTCTTTAACAAGTCACGTGGCTTTGCCAGTCTCATCCGAAATAAGTTTGGCAGCGCAGACAACATCGCGCACCTCAAGAACTCCATGGAGACCGGAGGAGGTCTTCGAGTCGAAGGTGCTAGTCGGGCACTGAGCGGCAGCGCCACTATAACGAGCAAACCCAAGTACCCGAGCGACGATGAGTGCTCGACGGGGACCTCGGCGTCAGCGGAGAGCAGCGGGCACGGAGGGCAGGGTGAGGCGGGTCAGGGCGAGAACGTGAGCAGACTGAGTGACACTCTAGAGGAGGTGAGGGAGCTCAGAGATGCACACGGTCACCTTAGCGAGGACATGGAGAGCCTGAGAGGTCAAGCGAAACGCAACTATGGCTTCATCTCACAAATGCTGCAGGAAGAACGATACAGGTACTTTCACTAGGAATGTTTAAACGAGAACTATACCACACTAAGCTaggcactcgggtggtgcagctgtaaagTATGATATTCCACTACccctgagatccagggttccaatctcaatggtgctatcagccagtcaggtgtctgatacactgatgagccataacattaaaaccacctccttgtttctacactcactgtccattttatcagctccacttaccatatagaagcactttgtacttctacaattactgactgtagtccatctgtttctctacccacttttttttagccctctttcaccctgttcttcaatggtcaggacccccacagagcaggtattatttaggtggtgaatcattctcagcactgcagtgacactgacatggtggtggtgtgttagtgtgtgttgtgctggcatgagtggatcagacacagcagcgctgctggagtttttacataccgtgtccactcactgtccactctattagacactcctacctagtcggtccaccttgtagatgtaaagtcagagatgatcgcgcatctattgctgctgtttgagtcggtcatcttctagaccttcatcagtggtcacagggcgctgttgactggatatttttgcttggtggactattctcagtccagcagtgacagtgaggtgattaaaatctccatcagcatttctgtgtctgatccactcataccagcacaacacacactaacacaccaccaccatgtcagtgtcactgcagtgctgagaatgatccaccacccaaataatacctgctctgtggtggtcctgtgggggtcctttgTTCCatcaaagaacagcataaaaggggactaacaaagcatgcagagaaacagatggactacagtcagtgattgtagaacttcaaagtgcttctatatggtaagtagagctgataaaatggacagtgagtgtagaaacaaggaggtggttttaatgttatcactgatcagtgtatgtttgggTATGTCTGAGGAAAAGGGTGGCGGAACAACCTAACAATTGAGAGGTGCACTCTCAGTGTCAGTCCCAAGCATGAATGATATAAGGAGGGTTGCGACAGGAAGGACTTCTGATGGGAAAACTAAGCCAACTCATTGACACCTAAACACTGTACGTATGCCTGTCTCCTTTTGTAGATGTGAGCGATTGGAGGATCAGCTGAATGATCTGACTGAACTGCACCAGAATGAGACGGCCAATCTAAAGCAGGAGCTGGCCAGCATTGAGGAGAAAGTAGCCTATCAGGCCTATGAGCGAGCCCGGGAcatgcaggtacacacacacacacacacacacacacacacacacacatacacacacagacagtggTGTAAACTGTTTTATCCACACATACTTTCATCCTGAGGTTGTGGACCCTTTTGAGGTACTTGGAGGGACCTGAATGAGAACTACACTGTGCCTAAAATACTGGGTGCTCTGTGTAAGTGTTCTGTGTGGTTGTCCTTCACTTTGTATTCATTTAGGCATCCGGCAgcttttttaattctatttttgcacttcatGTCATATTTAATTCCCAAATTGGAAAACTGGAGACTATCACGCCCCCTTTACACAAGTGCAATCGCTGACCTCTTTTTTCACCTTCCAGAAATAGGGTCTCAGGAGAGCATTATTGTGTCCAGTGATGCACCATCACTTGTAAATCAAGCATCTCGCTTGCAGCCTCACTGAcctgccagcagaggccacaattgcagcagcaatgaggaactcAACTGAccatccctccctcagacactgcCAGTCTGGGCGTTCTGACTATTTATTATCCTGTGCTTTTGTTGGACACCCTACATATTGCAGTCAGTGTATTAGAGTTGGCATTTTGGATATTGGTGTCTTGAGTATTAATACTTTTGTGTACTGGGTGTACTGGGTTGGGTGTTCTGCACATTGTATTGTATCCTGTTAATGGTTGGGCTTCCTTCTGTGTGTGGTTTGGACATCCCACCTCTTTACAGTTTACTGCTCTAAGCAGATGccgttatccaaagcgacttacagttgtgacagtatacaagcaattgagggttaacggTCTTGGTCAgggatccaacagtggcaacctggcagtggtggggcctgaaccggcaaccttctgattactagtccagaacctcaaccactaggctacaactgccctgtagtGTTCCATGTACTGGTTAGGGTGTCATGCATAGTTTAGGGTCCTATGTTTTGGGTTAAGCATCctaataattttatttcatgCCATGTATAGCGTAGGCATCCTTTGTATTTAGCGTCCTGGAAATTGGGTAGGGTGGCCCTATGTATTATGAGGGGCTGAGGGTACTGAGTTGGTGTCccttgtttttggttggtgccaTATTTATTGGGTAGAACCTCCAACATATTTGGTATTCCTTGTGTGCTGTAGGTTATATTTGGCAGGCCATTCTGTCCAGAAGCAGATTGTCCATCATAGTGGTCACTGTATGGGTGTACTGGGTTGGGTGTTCTGCACATTGTATTGTATCCTGTTAATGGTTGGGCTTTTATCTGTGTACTGGTTTGGGCATCCTGTCTGTTCACAGTTTTTCTATTTTAAGCGTATGCCTTGATAGTCAcagcttacagttgtgacagtatacaagcaattaaatgttaggggtcttgctcaggggcccaacagtggcaacctggcagtggtggggcctgaaccggcaaccgctaggctacaactgccctgtagtGTTCCATGTATTGGCTAGGGTGTCTTGAATATTTTGTTTTGGGTTAGGCATCCTAATATTTGTGTTTCATGCCATGTATAGCGTAGGCGTTCTTCGTATTTAGCATCCTGGAAATTGGGTAAGGTGGCCCTATGTATTATGAGGGGCTGAGGGTACTGAGTTGGTGTCTCTTGTTTTTGATTGGAGCCGTATTTATTGGGTTTTTCTTGTATGCTGTAGGTTATATTTGGCAGGCCATTCTGTCCAGGAGCAGATTGTCCATTATAGTGGGCATTGTATCTGTTTGGTAGGTCTTCCATATCCTGGGCAGGGTACTCGGAGCATTGCGTGCTCCATGTATTATCTGTAGCTGGCAGAACAACCCTGGAACAAAAATCTCACCAGTTTCTTTTCTAAATCCCCTGCAGGAGGCGCTGGAGGCGTGTCAGACGAGACTCAGCAAGCTGGagttgcagcagcagcagcagcagttggTGCAGCTGGAGAGCACCGATGCTAAAGTGCTGCTGGGAAAGTGCATCAACATCATGCTGGCCTTCGCCACAGTGATCCTGGTGTGCGTCTCCACCGCGGCCAAGTTCACCGCGCCGTTGCTGCGCAGTCGTCTGCACGTGCTCGCCACCTTCTTGTGCCTGTGCGTGCTGGCGCTCGGCTGGAGCCACTGGGAACACGTGCAGTGTGCGGTGCAGAGGATGCTGCTGCCCAGCTGAGAGGAAGCGCCGGTCTTCAGACACTACACTCGCACTACACTCGCACTACACTCGAACCTTCACCAGTGTGACCTGTTCCACAGACAACAACCTCAaactgt
This window harbors:
- the tmcc3 gene encoding transmembrane and coiled-coil domain protein 3 — its product is MVDDANSLAEQAVDGDAVTLSASMQRGGSESCLELECDGPAREGTRCRLGLDSLQQKMLKVTEQLRIEQALRDENVAEYLKLIDTADKQQSSRIKHVFEKKNQKSAQTIAQLQRKLEQYHRKVKESDTAAASVNGTKQAQTHAKDAREVSKDNLKDCAKEAGPRLSGRHPHLDKVKTIGPGVSLSPPFFFNKSRGFASLIRNKFGSADNIAHLKNSMETGGGLRVEGASRALSGSATITSKPKYPSDDECSTGTSASAESSGHGGQGEAGQGENVSRLSDTLEEVRELRDAHGHLSEDMESLRGQAKRNYGFISQMLQEERYRCERLEDQLNDLTELHQNETANLKQELASIEEKVAYQAYERARDMQEALEACQTRLSKLELQQQQQQLVQLESTDAKVLLGKCINIMLAFATVILVCVSTAAKFTAPLLRSRLHVLATFLCLCVLALGWSHWEHVQCAVQRMLLPS